A single region of the Pseudomonas solani genome encodes:
- a CDS encoding urate hydroxylase PuuD yields the protein MEAHLTEWLNLSIRWVHMITGIAWIGASFYFVWLENNLNRKAPRDGLAGDLWAIHGGGIYHLEKYKLAPPKMPDNLHWFKWEAYFTWLSGVALLTVVFYLNPTLYLIAPGLDLAPAAAIAIGVGSLIAGWFIYDLLCDSPLGKQPALLGLILFVLVIGAAWGFTQVFSGRGAYIHVGALIGTIMVGNVFRIIMPAQRALVKAIEENRTPDPALPAKGLLRSRHNNYFTLPVLFIMISNHFPSTYGSKYNWLILAGIAVIAVLVRHYFNTRHESNKFAWTLPAGALGMICLAFVTSPNYKAATAPTANVAPVTAPAKTEAAAPAATTEASKPAEQAQAPAQPATEQAPATAQANAGSADFDKVHSVIQERCSVCHSATPTSPLFTAAPGGVMFDTPQQIQALAPKIQAQAVATQIMPLGNITQMTQAERDLIGSWIAQGAKTN from the coding sequence GTGGAAGCACATCTGACCGAATGGCTGAACCTGAGCATTCGCTGGGTTCACATGATCACCGGTATCGCCTGGATCGGCGCATCGTTCTATTTCGTCTGGCTGGAGAACAACCTCAACCGCAAGGCCCCGCGCGACGGGCTGGCCGGTGACCTGTGGGCGATCCACGGGGGTGGCATCTACCACCTGGAGAAATACAAGCTCGCCCCGCCGAAAATGCCGGACAACCTGCACTGGTTCAAATGGGAAGCCTATTTCACCTGGCTGTCGGGCGTCGCCCTGCTGACCGTGGTGTTCTACCTGAACCCGACCCTGTACCTGATCGCCCCCGGCCTGGACCTCGCCCCTGCGGCAGCCATCGCCATCGGCGTGGGTTCGCTGATCGCCGGCTGGTTCATCTATGACCTGCTGTGCGACTCGCCCCTGGGCAAGCAACCCGCCCTCCTCGGCCTGATCCTCTTCGTGCTGGTGATCGGCGCCGCCTGGGGCTTCACCCAGGTGTTCAGCGGCCGTGGTGCCTACATCCACGTCGGCGCACTGATCGGCACCATCATGGTCGGCAACGTGTTCCGCATCATCATGCCGGCACAGCGTGCACTGGTTAAGGCCATCGAAGAGAACCGCACCCCGGACCCGGCCCTGCCGGCCAAGGGCCTGCTGCGCTCGCGCCACAACAACTACTTCACCTTGCCGGTGCTGTTCATCATGATCAGCAACCACTTCCCGAGCACCTACGGCAGCAAGTACAACTGGCTGATCCTGGCCGGGATCGCGGTGATCGCCGTTCTCGTGCGCCACTACTTCAACACCCGCCACGAGAGCAACAAGTTCGCCTGGACCCTCCCGGCCGGTGCACTGGGCATGATCTGCCTGGCCTTCGTCACCTCGCCGAACTACAAGGCCGCCACCGCGCCCACCGCCAACGTCGCCCCGGTCACCGCACCGGCCAAGACCGAAGCCGCAGCGCCGGCAGCCACCACCGAAGCCAGCAAGCCCGCTGAGCAGGCCCAGGCCCCGGCCCAGCCCGCCACCGAGCAGGCGCCCGCTACCGCCCAGGCCAATGCCGGCAGTGCGGACTTCGACAAGGTCCACAGCGTGATCCAGGAACGCTGCTCCGTCTGCCATTCCGCCACCCCCACCAGCCCCCTGTTCACGGCGGCTCCGGGTGGCGTGATGTTCGACACTCCGCAGCAGATCCAGGCCCTCGCGCCGAAGATCCAGGCTCAGGCCGTCGCCACCCAGATCATGCCGCTGGGCAACATCACCCAGATGACCCAGGCCGAGCGTGACCTGATCGGCTCCTGGATCGCCCAGGGCGCCAAGACCAACTGA
- a CDS encoding ureidoglycolate lyase has product MRTLKIEPLTKEAFAAFGDVIETEGSEFFMINNGSTRRYHKLATVETAQPDDKAIISIFSAESLEMPRPISMLERHPQGSQAFIPLLGNPFLVVVAPVGDAPVPGLVRAFLTNGKQGVNYHRGVWHHPVLTIEKRDDFLVVDRSGSGNNCDEHYFTEDEQLFLDPHH; this is encoded by the coding sequence ATGCGCACTCTCAAGATCGAGCCCCTGACCAAAGAAGCCTTCGCCGCGTTCGGTGACGTCATCGAAACCGAAGGCAGCGAATTCTTCATGATCAACAACGGCTCCACCCGCCGTTACCACAAGCTGGCCACCGTCGAAACGGCCCAGCCGGACGACAAGGCGATCATCAGCATCTTCAGCGCCGAATCCCTGGAGATGCCCCGCCCCATCAGCATGCTTGAACGACATCCGCAGGGCAGCCAGGCCTTCATACCGCTGCTCGGCAACCCCTTTCTGGTCGTGGTCGCGCCCGTTGGCGATGCACCTGTACCGGGTCTGGTCCGTGCTTTCCTCACCAATGGCAAGCAGGGCGTTAATTACCATCGCGGCGTTTGGCACCACCCGGTGCTGACGATCGAAAAGCGGGATGACTTCCTGGTGGTTGATCGCAGTGGTTCTGGCAACAACTGCGATGAGCATTACTTCACCGAGGACGAACAGCTCTTCCTCGACCCCCACCACTAA
- the alc gene encoding allantoicase, translating into MKSYAVPFEKYVNLADARLGTRALSVTDDWFADVNRLFQPTAAVWKEGVFDDNGKWMDGWESRRKRFEGYDHAVIRLGVPGSIKGVDIDTSFFTGNYPPSASLEGCFVANGDPDENTQWSDVLGAVELKGDSQHYHAIDNDQAFTHLRFNIYPDGGVARLRVYGVPHRDWSAVGDNEQLDLAAALNGGRALACSDEHFGRMGNILNPGRGINMGDGWETARRRTPGNDWVIVALGHPGEIERIVVDTLHFKGNYPDSCSIQAAFVKGGTDSQIETQSLFWRELLPSQKLSMHAEHEYIEQIRALGPVTHVRLNVFPDGGVSRLRLFGKVAS; encoded by the coding sequence ATGAAGAGCTACGCAGTACCCTTCGAAAAGTACGTCAACCTCGCCGATGCCCGCCTCGGGACCCGAGCACTCTCGGTCACCGACGACTGGTTCGCTGACGTCAACCGCCTGTTCCAGCCGACCGCGGCCGTCTGGAAGGAAGGCGTGTTCGACGACAACGGCAAGTGGATGGACGGCTGGGAATCCCGCCGCAAGCGTTTCGAAGGTTACGACCATGCCGTGATCCGCCTGGGTGTACCGGGCTCGATCAAGGGCGTGGACATCGACACCAGCTTCTTCACCGGCAACTACCCGCCGTCCGCGTCCCTCGAAGGCTGCTTCGTGGCCAACGGCGACCCGGACGAGAACACCCAGTGGAGCGACGTGCTCGGCGCCGTGGAGCTCAAGGGCGACAGCCAACACTACCACGCGATCGACAACGACCAGGCCTTCACCCACCTGCGTTTCAACATCTACCCCGATGGTGGTGTGGCGCGCCTGCGCGTATACGGCGTGCCCCATCGCGACTGGAGCGCGGTCGGCGACAACGAGCAGCTCGACCTCGCCGCCGCCCTCAATGGCGGCCGCGCGCTGGCCTGCTCCGACGAGCACTTCGGCCGCATGGGCAACATCCTCAACCCGGGCCGTGGCATCAACATGGGTGACGGCTGGGAAACCGCCCGCCGCCGCACGCCTGGCAACGATTGGGTGATAGTCGCCCTCGGTCACCCCGGCGAGATCGAGCGCATCGTGGTCGACACCCTGCACTTCAAGGGCAACTACCCCGACAGCTGCTCGATCCAGGCAGCCTTCGTCAAAGGCGGCACCGACAGCCAGATCGAGACCCAGAGCCTGTTCTGGCGCGAGCTGCTACCGAGCCAGAAACTCTCGATGCACGCCGAACACGAATACATCGAACAGATCCGGGCCCTCGGCCCCGTCACCCACGTACGCCTGAATGTGTTCCCGGACGGAGGCGTCAGCCGCCTGCGCCTGTTCGGCAAGGTGGCCAGTTAA
- the uraD gene encoding 2-oxo-4-hydroxy-4-carboxy-5-ureidoimidazoline decarboxylase: MSSFQKITPSSLSRDAFVSAFADIYEHSPWVAEKAYDLGLDASVDQIDGLHQRMSDILLSASHDAQLALINAHPDLAGKAAVRGELTEASTSEQAGAGIHECTAEEFSRFTELNDAYKAKFGFPFIMAVKGSNRHQILAAFEERIHNSPEAEFSRALAEINKIALFRLQQM, from the coding sequence ATGAGCAGCTTCCAGAAGATCACCCCGTCCAGCCTGTCCCGCGATGCCTTCGTCAGCGCCTTCGCCGACATCTACGAGCATTCGCCCTGGGTCGCCGAGAAGGCCTACGACCTCGGCCTGGACGCCAGCGTCGACCAGATCGACGGCCTGCACCAGCGCATGTCCGACATCCTCCTCAGCGCCAGCCACGACGCCCAGCTGGCCCTGATCAACGCTCACCCGGACCTGGCAGGCAAGGCCGCCGTCCGTGGCGAACTGACCGAAGCCAGCACCAGCGAACAGGCCGGTGCCGGCATCCACGAATGCACGGCTGAAGAGTTCTCGCGCTTCACCGAGCTGAACGACGCCTACAAGGCCAAGTTCGGGTTCCCTTTCATCATGGCGGTGAAGGGCAGCAATCGGCACCAGATCCTGGCGGCCTTCGAGGAGCGCATCCACAACTCCCCCGAAGCCGAGTTCAGCCGGGCCCTGGCCGAGATCAACAAGATCGCGCTGTTCCGCCTGCAGCAGATGTAA
- the puuE gene encoding allantoinase PuuE: protein MSLDYPRDLIGYGSNPPHPHWPGEARVALSFVLNYEEGGERNILHGDKESEAFLSEMVAAQPLQGARNMSMESLYEYGSRVGVWRLLNLFKKHDIPLTIFAVAMAAQRHPDAIRAMVEAGHEICSHGYRWIDYQYMSEEQEREHMLEAIRILTELTGERPVGWYTGRTGPNTRRLVMEEGGFLYDSDTYDDDLPYWDPASTVEKPHLVIPYTLDTNDMRFTQVQGFNKGDDFYEYLKDAFDVLYAEGAAGAPKMLSIGMHCRLLGRPARLAALARFIEYVKSHDKVWFARRVDIARHWHTTHPFQGNAQ, encoded by the coding sequence GTGAGCCTCGACTACCCCCGCGACCTGATCGGCTACGGCAGCAATCCCCCGCATCCGCACTGGCCGGGTGAGGCTCGCGTCGCCCTTTCCTTCGTCCTCAACTACGAGGAAGGCGGCGAACGCAACATCCTTCATGGCGACAAGGAATCCGAAGCCTTCCTCTCCGAGATGGTCGCGGCGCAGCCCCTGCAGGGCGCGCGCAACATGAGCATGGAATCCCTCTACGAGTACGGTAGCCGCGTCGGCGTCTGGCGCCTGCTCAACCTGTTCAAGAAGCACGACATCCCGCTGACCATCTTCGCCGTCGCCATGGCCGCCCAGCGTCACCCGGACGCCATCCGCGCCATGGTCGAGGCCGGCCACGAGATCTGCAGCCACGGCTACCGCTGGATCGACTACCAGTACATGAGCGAGGAGCAGGAGCGCGAGCACATGCTCGAGGCCATCCGCATCCTCACCGAACTGACCGGCGAGCGCCCCGTGGGCTGGTACACCGGCCGCACCGGCCCGAACACCCGCCGCCTGGTGATGGAAGAAGGTGGCTTCCTCTACGACTCCGATACCTACGATGACGACCTGCCCTACTGGGACCCGGCCAGCACCGTGGAGAAGCCGCACCTGGTCATCCCCTACACCCTCGACACCAACGACATGCGCTTCACCCAGGTGCAGGGCTTCAACAAGGGCGACGACTTCTACGAATACCTGAAGGACGCCTTCGACGTGCTCTACGCCGAAGGCGCCGCCGGCGCGCCGAAGATGTTGTCCATCGGCATGCACTGCCGCCTGCTGGGCCGCCCCGCGCGCCTCGCCGCCCTGGCCCGCTTCATCGAATACGTGAAGAGCCACGACAAGGTCTGGTTCGCCCGCCGCGTGGACATCGCCCGCCACTGGCACACCACCCACCCTTTCCAAGGCAACGCCCAATGA
- the uraH gene encoding hydroxyisourate hydrolase translates to MGRLTTHVLDAAHGCPGSDISIELYRVENGGMELITRTTTNDDGRCDAPLLQGESYATGVYQLHFHAGDYYRKRGVKLPEQAFLDVVVLRFGISAEQDHYHVPLLISPYSYSTYRGS, encoded by the coding sequence ATGGGACGATTGACCACCCACGTACTGGATGCCGCCCACGGTTGCCCTGGCAGCGACATCAGCATCGAGCTCTACCGCGTCGAGAACGGCGGCATGGAGCTGATCACCCGCACCACCACCAACGACGACGGCCGTTGCGATGCTCCCCTGCTGCAGGGCGAGAGCTACGCCACCGGCGTCTATCAGCTGCACTTCCATGCGGGCGACTATTACCGCAAGCGTGGCGTGAAACTGCCCGAGCAGGCCTTCCTCGACGTGGTCGTGCTGCGCTTCGGCATCAGTGCCGAGCAGGACCACTACCATGTGCCGCTGCTGATCTCCCCCTACAGCTACTCCACCTACCGCGGTAGCTAG
- a CDS encoding ShlB/FhaC/HecB family hemolysin secretion/activation protein yields the protein MRLQSFAAGFCLLFPAFSVFAADSPGAPFAGDRDLIRERQDRILEEQRKRLQDLQQLPGREAPVQPSTPASQGPCFDIRSIRLQGASLISASRQRELLKPFENQCLDSGRLNELLKAITQHYIDKGYVTSRAYLPQQDLADGELDVIVVEGKLEGLDSSAIASDRELAMASPARNGEVLDLREMEQLVDQINRLPSRPAQLELVPGADVGGSRVQLKGEPSKPWRVGLNRHNDGQRSTGEQQWGASLDWDSPFGLADQLSLRGGGDLVSDHWKHSANQSVLYNLPYGWWNFSYAYSQSYYRTRNDNSGFPFVTDGESKNHQLRAERVLHRDSVSKTAASLGVAHLETRNYVENSLLGNSSPRLTESQLGFNHGRRIGNAFVNVDVGWQRGIGAFDAQHDRTESHRSPEARYNKYSLTASYLQSFQLLGESFSFDSLVNGQHSEDVLYSPQRISVGGLSSVRGFKEQSLSGDTGAYWRNQLRWRRPVTWAVLQPFVQEYGAAFAYDLGVIHGDRYNPGQSGRLSGNAFEFSARGQHLAASVTFARSLERPDAITRQEHPVYFRFDLFF from the coding sequence ATGCGTCTGCAGTCTTTCGCTGCGGGCTTCTGCCTGCTTTTCCCCGCTTTTTCTGTTTTTGCCGCTGACAGCCCCGGTGCGCCCTTCGCGGGTGACCGCGACCTGATCCGCGAGCGCCAGGACCGCATCCTCGAAGAACAGCGCAAGCGCCTGCAGGACCTCCAGCAATTGCCCGGCCGCGAGGCTCCCGTCCAGCCCAGCACCCCCGCCAGCCAGGGGCCGTGCTTCGACATCCGCAGCATCCGCCTGCAGGGCGCCAGCCTGATTTCCGCGTCGCGCCAGCGCGAGCTGCTCAAGCCCTTCGAAAACCAGTGCCTGGACAGCGGGCGCCTCAACGAGCTGCTCAAGGCCATCACCCAGCACTACATCGACAAGGGCTACGTCACTTCGCGCGCCTACCTGCCGCAGCAGGACCTGGCCGACGGCGAGCTGGACGTCATCGTGGTCGAAGGCAAGCTCGAAGGCCTCGACAGTTCGGCCATCGCCAGTGACCGCGAACTGGCCATGGCGTCGCCCGCCCGCAACGGCGAAGTGCTCGACCTGCGCGAAATGGAACAGCTGGTGGACCAGATCAACCGCCTGCCGTCGCGCCCCGCGCAACTGGAGCTGGTGCCCGGCGCGGACGTGGGCGGCAGCCGCGTGCAGCTCAAGGGCGAGCCGAGCAAGCCCTGGCGCGTGGGCCTGAACCGTCACAACGACGGCCAGCGCAGCACCGGCGAGCAGCAGTGGGGCGCCAGCCTCGACTGGGACAGCCCCTTCGGCTTGGCCGACCAGCTCAGCCTGCGCGGCGGCGGTGACCTGGTTAGCGACCACTGGAAGCACTCGGCCAACCAGAGCGTCCTCTACAACCTGCCCTACGGCTGGTGGAACTTCAGCTACGCTTACAGCCAGAGCTACTACCGCACCCGTAACGACAACAGCGGCTTCCCCTTCGTCACCGACGGCGAGAGCAAGAACCACCAGCTGCGTGCCGAGCGCGTGCTGCACCGAGACAGCGTCAGCAAGACCGCCGCCAGCCTCGGCGTCGCCCACCTGGAAACGCGCAACTATGTAGAAAACAGCCTGCTCGGCAACTCCAGCCCGCGCCTGACCGAATCCCAGCTGGGCTTCAACCATGGCCGGCGCATCGGCAATGCCTTCGTCAACGTCGATGTCGGCTGGCAGCGTGGCATCGGCGCCTTCGATGCCCAGCACGACCGCACCGAGTCCCACCGCTCACCCGAGGCCCGCTACAACAAGTACAGCCTCACCGCCAGCTACCTGCAGTCCTTCCAGCTGCTGGGGGAATCCTTCAGCTTCGACAGCCTGGTCAACGGCCAACACAGCGAAGACGTGCTCTACAGCCCGCAACGCATCAGCGTCGGCGGCCTCAGCTCGGTGCGTGGCTTCAAGGAGCAATCCCTCTCCGGTGACACCGGCGCCTACTGGCGCAACCAGCTGCGCTGGCGCCGGCCGGTGACCTGGGCTGTGCTGCAGCCTTTCGTGCAGGAATACGGCGCTGCCTTCGCCTACGACCTGGGGGTGATCCACGGCGATCGCTACAACCCCGGCCAGAGCGGCCGCCTCAGCGGCAACGCCTTCGAGTTCAGCGCCCGGGGCCAGCACCTGGCCGCCTCGGTCACCTTCGCGCGGTCCCTGGAACGCCCTGACGCCATCACGCGCCAGGAGCACCCGGTGTACTTCCGCTTCGACCTCTTCTTCTGA